A stretch of Fusobacterium sp. DNA encodes these proteins:
- the cobM gene encoding precorrin-4 C(11)-methyltransferase — translation MEKVYFIGAGPGDPELITIKGQRIVKEADIIIYAGSLVPRQVIECHKEGAEIYNSASMTLEEVMDVTIKGIKAGKKVARVHTGDPAIFGAHREQMDILDENGIEYEVVPGVSSFLASAAAVKKEFTLPSVSQTVICTRLEGRTPVPEKESLESLAAHRASMAIFLSVHMIGDVVKRLATSYPMTTPIAVVQRATWEDQKVVIGTLETIEELVKEAGISKTAQILVGDFLGNEYEKSKLYDKTFTHEFRKGIE, via the coding sequence ATGGAAAAAGTTTATTTCATAGGAGCAGGACCTGGAGACCCTGAATTAATAACTATAAAGGGTCAAAGAATAGTAAAGGAAGCAGATATCATTATATATGCTGGTTCTTTAGTTCCAAGACAGGTAATAGAATGCCATAAAGAGGGAGCTGAGATATACAATTCGGCTTCTATGACATTGGAAGAAGTTATGGATGTAACTATAAAGGGAATAAAAGCTGGGAAAAAAGTAGCTAGAGTACATACTGGAGATCCTGCAATATTTGGTGCTCATAGAGAGCAAATGGATATTTTAGATGAAAATGGAATTGAGTATGAAGTTGTTCCAGGGGTAAGTTCATTTCTTGCTTCAGCTGCAGCAGTAAAAAAAGAATTTACACTTCCATCTGTATCACAGACAGTTATTTGTACAAGATTAGAAGGTAGAACACCAGTTCCAGAGAAAGAATCTTTGGAAAGTCTTGCTGCTCACAGAGCCTCTATGGCAATATTCCTTTCTGTACATATGATAGGAGATGTAGTAAAAAGACTTGCTACTTCTTATCCAATGACTACTCCCATTGCAGTAGTTCAAAGAGCTACATGGGAGGATCAAAAAGTAGTAATAGGAACATTGGAAACAATAGAAGAACTTGTGAAAGAAGCAGGAATATCTAAAACAGCTCAAATATTAGTTGGAGATTTTCTAGGAAATGAATATGAAAAGTCTAAATTATATGATAAAACTTTTACACATGAATTTAGAAAAGGAATAGAGTAA
- the cobI gene encoding precorrin-2 C(20)-methyltransferase: MDNKFYGIGVGVGDPDQITLKAIKTLKKLDVVILPEAKKDMGSTAYSIAKEYLKEDAELVFMEFPMLKNPLDRVEGRKANTKIVEKLLDEGKNVGFLTIGDTMTYSTYVYILEHLDKKYEVETIPGISSFADISSRFNLPIVMGDESLKIIGLSETTDIEKEIEGSDNLVFMKVNRNFDRLKAALEKTGNMENIILVSNCGKENQEVYFDISHLEKDDIHYFSTMLLKRGGIEQWKKFIS; the protein is encoded by the coding sequence ATGGATAACAAGTTTTATGGGATTGGAGTGGGAGTAGGAGATCCTGATCAAATCACTTTAAAAGCGATAAAGACACTAAAAAAATTAGATGTAGTGATATTACCAGAAGCAAAAAAAGATATGGGGAGTACAGCTTATTCAATAGCTAAAGAATATTTAAAAGAAGATGCAGAACTTGTATTTATGGAATTTCCAATGCTTAAAAATCCTTTAGATAGAGTAGAAGGAAGAAAAGCAAATACAAAGATTGTGGAAAAATTATTAGATGAAGGAAAAAATGTAGGATTTCTTACTATAGGAGATACTATGACATATAGTACATATGTATATATATTGGAGCATCTTGATAAAAAATATGAAGTGGAAACTATTCCAGGAATATCTTCATTTGCTGATATATCTTCAAGATTCAACCTACCAATAGTAATGGGAGATGAATCATTAAAAATAATTGGACTTAGTGAAACTACTGATATAGAAAAAGAAATAGAAGGAAGTGATAACCTTGTATTTATGAAAGTTAACAGAAACTTTGACAGATTAAAAGCAGCATTGGAAAAAACAGGAAATATGGAAAATATAATACTGGTTTCTAATTGTGGAAAGGAAAATCAGGAAGTATACTTTGATATTTCTCATTTAGAAAAAGATGATATTCATTATTTCTCTACAATGTTATTAAAAAGAGGAGGAATTGAACAATGGAAAAAGTTTATTTCATAG
- the cbiT gene encoding precorrin-6Y C5,15-methyltransferase (decarboxylating) subunit CbiT — MHIYDNEFIHGELPMTKQEVRAVSIAKLRLKEDSVLIDVGAGTGTIGIEAATYLKDGKVIGIEKEEKGLEVIRENVKKFNLKNYYLIHGRAPEDIPETNYDRMFIGGSTGGMKEIVEHFIKYSKPDSRLVINAITLETLNSAMTILKEKGFNNIEVVNMSISRGKKVGPYTMMYGENPIYIITAVKEENVNG; from the coding sequence ATGCACATCTATGATAATGAATTTATACATGGAGAACTTCCTATGACTAAACAGGAAGTGAGAGCAGTATCTATTGCAAAACTCAGATTAAAAGAAGATTCTGTATTGATAGATGTGGGAGCAGGGACAGGTACTATTGGAATAGAAGCTGCTACATATTTAAAAGATGGAAAAGTAATAGGGATAGAAAAAGAAGAGAAGGGGCTTGAAGTAATAAGAGAAAATGTAAAAAAGTTTAATCTTAAAAACTATTATCTTATACATGGAAGAGCACCAGAGGATATTCCAGAAACAAACTATGACAGAATGTTCATAGGAGGTTCTACTGGGGGAATGAAAGAAATAGTAGAACATTTTATAAAGTATTCTAAACCTGATTCAAGACTGGTCATTAATGCAATAACACTTGAAACATTAAATAGTGCTATGACTATATTAAAAGAAAAGGGTTTTAATAATATAGAAGTTGTAAATATGTCAATATCAAGAGGAAAAAAAGTTGGACCATATACTATGATGTATGGGGAGAATCCAATCTATATAATAACAGCTGTGAAGGAGGAAAATGTAAATGGATAA
- the cbiE gene encoding precorrin-6y C5,15-methyltransferase (decarboxylating) subunit CbiE has protein sequence MNKINVVGLGPGNLDYLTGAGIKAIKDCEIAVGGKRQLEEIDILLSENCEKYALGKLLDLIDYIKDNRNKKITVVVSGDTGFYSLLPFLKKYFSNDELEVVPGISSYQYLFSKIGECWQNFILASAHGRDFDYIKAMDEKDGVVLLTDEKNTPYTIGKKVYESGIRGVEIIVGERLSYPDEIIIRVDAENFEELNKEFKMNTVVLKKGENYAHL, from the coding sequence CTGAATAAAATAAATGTAGTTGGATTAGGACCAGGAAATTTAGATTATCTTACTGGAGCTGGAATAAAAGCTATAAAAGATTGCGAAATAGCTGTTGGAGGAAAAAGACAGCTGGAGGAAATTGACATACTCCTATCAGAAAACTGTGAAAAATATGCTTTGGGAAAACTTTTAGATTTAATTGATTATATAAAAGATAACAGGAATAAAAAAATAACAGTAGTTGTATCAGGGGATACGGGATTTTACAGCCTTCTTCCCTTCTTAAAGAAATATTTTTCTAATGATGAATTAGAAGTTGTGCCAGGAATATCTTCATATCAGTATTTATTTTCAAAAATAGGAGAATGCTGGCAGAATTTTATTCTGGCAAGTGCTCATGGAAGGGATTTTGATTATATAAAAGCAATGGATGAAAAAGATGGGGTGGTTCTTCTTACAGATGAAAAAAATACGCCATATACCATAGGAAAAAAAGTTTATGAATCAGGAATAAGAGGAGTGGAAATAATAGTAGGTGAGAGGCTTTCTTATCCTGATGAAATAATAATCAGAGTAGATGCAGAGAATTTTGAAGAATTGAACAAAGAATTTAAAATGAATACTGTGGTATTGAAAAAAGGAGAAAATTATGCACATCTATGA
- the cbiD gene encoding cobalt-precorrin-5B (C(1))-methyltransferase CbiD: MNEELRSGYTTGTCAAAGTKAALEALLYGKESSEIEITTLNGVELTIPVFKLRVRNNFATCAVVKFAGDDPDVTNGIRICAKVKLVKELPQIEKGHYFDKFVLVGGRGVGTATKKGVQVPLGKSAINPGPQKMISEVVNELLEDKEIKAVVTIYVPEGKAKSQKTFNPKLGIKGGISILGSTGIVKPMSEEALKDSMYAELKVLRMDKDRDWVVFAFGNYGKNYCERLGLDLEQMAVISNFVGFMIDSAVKLDFKRIILLGHIGKAIKIAGGIFNTHSRVADARMEIMGANAFLVGESCENIKKILEANTVEEACDYVEEKELFTVIAEKVKKKVMEYSRTDDLRCESLIFSFKGDTLGYSDGFYELVGEVAE; this comes from the coding sequence ATGAATGAAGAACTAAGAAGCGGTTATACTACTGGTACTTGTGCAGCAGCTGGAACAAAAGCAGCTTTAGAAGCCCTTCTTTATGGAAAGGAATCTTCTGAGATAGAAATAACAACTCTTAATGGGGTAGAGCTTACTATTCCTGTATTTAAATTGAGGGTGAGAAATAATTTTGCTACCTGTGCTGTAGTAAAATTTGCTGGAGATGATCCAGATGTAACTAATGGAATTAGAATATGTGCAAAAGTAAAATTAGTCAAGGAGCTTCCTCAAATAGAAAAAGGACATTATTTCGATAAATTTGTTCTGGTAGGAGGAAGGGGAGTAGGAACAGCAACTAAAAAAGGAGTACAGGTTCCATTAGGAAAATCAGCAATAAATCCTGGACCACAAAAGATGATATCAGAAGTGGTCAATGAATTATTAGAAGATAAAGAAATAAAAGCTGTAGTTACAATTTATGTTCCAGAAGGAAAAGCAAAATCTCAAAAAACTTTTAATCCTAAACTGGGAATAAAAGGAGGTATCTCTATATTGGGTTCTACTGGAATAGTAAAGCCTATGAGTGAGGAAGCCTTAAAAGATTCCATGTATGCAGAATTGAAAGTGTTGAGAATGGATAAAGACAGAGACTGGGTAGTTTTTGCCTTTGGAAATTATGGAAAAAATTATTGTGAACGATTAGGATTAGATTTGGAACAGATGGCAGTTATAAGTAACTTTGTAGGATTTATGATAGACTCTGCTGTTAAACTTGATTTTAAAAGAATAATCCTTTTGGGTCATATAGGAAAAGCTATAAAAATAGCTGGGGGAATATTTAATACTCATAGCAGAGTAGCAGATGCAAGAATGGAGATAATGGGAGCAAATGCTTTTCTTGTTGGAGAAAGCTGTGAAAATATAAAAAAAATACTGGAAGCTAATACAGTGGAAGAAGCCTGTGATTATGTAGAAGAAAAAGAACTCTTTACAGTAATAGCAGAAAAAGTTAAGAAAAAAGTTATGGAATACAGCAGAACAGATGATTTAAGATGTGAATCTCTAATATTTTCATTTAAGGGAGACACTTTAGGATATAGTGATGGATTTTATGAATTGGTGGGTGAGGTAGCTGAATAA
- a CDS encoding precorrin-8X methylmutase encodes MNTYIKVPQDIEKRSFEIIEEELGDKINKFDEATLPVIKRVIHTTADFEYADLIDFMNDAINSGKEALKNGCKIYCDTNMIVNGASKMVLSKFNCEAYCLVADNEVVKEAKERGVTRSIVGMEKAAKDPNTKIFLIGNAPTALYQLKEMIERNEIERPALVVGVPVGFVGAAESKEAFKSLGIPYITINGRKGGSTVAVSILHGILYQMYQREGF; translated from the coding sequence ATGAATACCTATATAAAAGTACCACAGGACATAGAAAAAAGAAGTTTTGAAATAATTGAAGAGGAACTAGGGGATAAAATTAATAAATTTGATGAAGCAACTCTTCCAGTGATAAAAAGAGTTATACACACTACTGCAGATTTTGAATATGCAGACTTAATTGATTTTATGAATGATGCTATAAATAGTGGAAAAGAAGCTCTTAAAAATGGATGCAAAATATATTGTGATACAAACATGATAGTGAATGGAGCAAGCAAAATGGTGCTTTCTAAATTTAACTGTGAAGCTTACTGTCTTGTAGCAGATAATGAAGTAGTGAAAGAAGCAAAAGAAAGAGGAGTTACAAGATCAATAGTAGGAATGGAAAAGGCAGCAAAAGATCCAAATACAAAAATATTTCTTATTGGGAATGCTCCTACTGCTCTTTACCAGTTAAAAGAAATGATAGAAAGAAATGAAATAGAAAGACCTGCTCTTGTAGTTGGAGTTCCAGTAGGATTTGTTGGAGCTGCAGAATCAAAAGAAGCTTTTAAATCATTAGGGATTCCATATATAACAATAAATGGAAGAAAAGGAGGAAGTACAGTAGCAGTTTCTATTCTTCATGGTATACTGTATCAAATGTATCAAAGAGAGGGATTCTAA